A region from the Sutcliffiella horikoshii genome encodes:
- the menD gene encoding 2-succinyl-5-enolpyruvyl-6-hydroxy-3-cyclohexene-1-carboxylic-acid synthase: protein MNSTNDMTYYLAAFVDELVKSGLEDAVISPGSRSTPIALLLAEHPAVNSTVLIDERSAAFYALGLAKTKGKPVVILCTSGTAATNYYPAIVEAYQSRIPLIVLTADRPHELRDVGAPQAIDQLKMYGDYVKWFVEMSLPEDTRSMIRYARTMAARAAGTSLSAPKGPVHLNFPLREPLIPDLEANELWSKYIESNESIIEVNVGEYSISDDQARFFAMLMSERKKGIIVCGEMAQSKVDAFSKAVTELSQTLQYPIFADPLSGLRTGTHEKDSILEGYDAFLRSDDVKKNLEPEIIIRFGAMPVSKFLMQYISKSSNAIQIVVDGDGGWRDPTLQASYMVHAEETLFCHKVLESLTARDSFEWLDGIKSLNDVTKKILSEEDNLSGMFEGRIISELQVMLPDSSAIFVGNSMPIRDVDTFLYTDDKKLTVLANRGANGIDGVVSTALAASKAYENLVLVIGDLSFYHDMNGLLAAKLLKLNVTIVLVNNNGGGIFSFLPQSKVEKHFEALFGTPTGMDFEHAVKLYEGDYMRAENWPDFQKAVTYSINNKGLKVIEVPTNRAENEEIHRKLWKNVSQEMISILEKEE, encoded by the coding sequence ATGAATTCAACGAATGACATGACCTATTATCTTGCAGCATTTGTAGATGAATTAGTAAAAAGTGGACTGGAGGACGCGGTAATAAGCCCCGGCTCCCGTTCCACTCCAATAGCTCTTCTGTTGGCAGAACATCCAGCGGTAAATAGTACGGTCCTAATTGATGAGCGATCTGCGGCTTTTTATGCCCTGGGACTAGCAAAGACAAAAGGTAAGCCGGTTGTTATTCTCTGTACGTCAGGTACTGCAGCAACCAATTATTATCCTGCCATTGTGGAGGCCTATCAATCCAGAATTCCACTCATTGTCTTAACAGCAGATCGCCCACATGAGCTACGTGATGTTGGCGCACCTCAAGCGATTGATCAATTGAAAATGTACGGAGACTATGTGAAATGGTTCGTTGAGATGTCATTGCCTGAAGATACTAGGAGCATGATCCGATATGCGCGGACGATGGCTGCTCGAGCTGCGGGTACTTCCCTTAGCGCTCCTAAAGGACCAGTTCATCTTAACTTTCCTCTACGTGAACCTTTGATCCCAGACCTTGAAGCAAATGAGCTTTGGTCCAAGTACATAGAGAGCAATGAATCAATTATAGAGGTAAATGTAGGCGAATACTCCATTTCCGATGATCAGGCTCGCTTCTTTGCAATGCTAATGAGTGAACGAAAAAAAGGAATCATTGTTTGTGGAGAAATGGCGCAGTCAAAGGTCGATGCATTTTCTAAGGCGGTTACGGAACTCTCACAAACCTTGCAATATCCAATTTTTGCAGATCCTTTATCAGGGCTTAGAACGGGAACACATGAAAAAGACTCCATATTAGAAGGTTATGATGCCTTTTTGCGTTCAGATGACGTGAAGAAGAACTTAGAACCTGAGATCATCATCCGTTTTGGAGCAATGCCAGTATCGAAATTTTTGATGCAATACATAAGCAAGTCCAGTAATGCGATACAGATTGTCGTAGATGGAGACGGCGGGTGGAGAGATCCGACGCTTCAAGCAAGCTATATGGTTCATGCCGAAGAAACGCTTTTCTGCCACAAGGTATTGGAAAGTCTCACAGCGCGTGATTCCTTTGAATGGTTAGATGGTATCAAATCTTTAAATGACGTGACAAAGAAGATACTTTCAGAGGAAGACAACCTGAGCGGTATGTTCGAGGGAAGAATCATTTCCGAACTTCAAGTAATGTTACCTGACAGTTCGGCTATTTTTGTAGGAAACAGTATGCCTATTCGTGATGTGGATACCTTTTTGTATACAGATGATAAAAAACTGACGGTGCTTGCAAACAGGGGAGCCAATGGGATTGATGGAGTTGTTTCCACGGCACTTGCAGCAAGTAAAGCTTATGAAAATCTAGTGCTAGTAATTGGAGATTTATCTTTCTATCATGATATGAATGGGCTGCTTGCCGCCAAGTTACTAAAGCTTAACGTTACCATTGTGCTTGTAAATAATAATGGAGGGGGAATCTTCTCTTTCCTTCCGCAGTCAAAAGTGGAAAAGCATTTTGAAGCGTTGTTTGGCACTCCGACAGGGATGGATTTTGAACACGCGGTAAAATTATACGAAGGCGATTACATGAGAGCGGAAAATTGGCCGGACTTCCAAAAAGCAGTGACATACTCCATTAACAATAAAGGTTTAAAAGTGATTGAAGTTCCGACAAATCGTGCAGAGAATGAAGAGATTCATCGGAAATTGTGGAAAAATGTTTCCCAGGAAATGATTTCGATCTTGGAGAAAGAAGAATGA
- a CDS encoding isochorismate synthase, whose amino-acid sequence MITIPFHHIVSLWEEAKVKAASINQSVLISYTKKIEQLDPLHFFRKSEQFFEGQRFFWSNPDHSHMMVGAGVTAEFTADGEDDRYHAIETQWKRFTRQAVCNQDTHSVGPVMYGGFSFDPKKKKTKLWDQFADALFILPTFMLTKVEGNTYITINFLSDCDESVLKELVSLEEQLLSGSSIKHVNTTSIVKCLEMDPMEWKESISKVTEKITDGQMDKVVLARELRVLFQDKVNVAPVLENLMEEQANSYLFTVERGTDCFLGATPEQLVKKQGTKVQSMCLAGSIARGESVEEDAQLGSALLTDEKNMHEHDLVVQMIRASLEKVCENVRTPSEPNLYKMKHIQHLHTPVTAESTDDCSLSDLIKLLHPTPALGGFPQEISLQTIREVERLDRGWYAGPLGWMDWKEDGEFVVAIRSGLLQEREASLFAGCGIVGDSDPESEYQETQIKFRPMLSALGGNSSQ is encoded by the coding sequence ATGATTACAATACCATTTCATCATATAGTGAGTTTATGGGAGGAAGCGAAAGTAAAAGCAGCCTCGATAAACCAGTCGGTCTTAATTAGTTATACTAAAAAAATAGAGCAGCTAGATCCCCTGCATTTTTTTCGAAAAAGTGAGCAATTCTTTGAAGGACAAAGGTTCTTTTGGTCAAACCCTGATCATTCCCATATGATGGTCGGTGCAGGTGTGACAGCGGAATTCACTGCAGATGGAGAAGATGACAGGTATCATGCTATTGAAACGCAATGGAAGCGTTTTACCCGGCAGGCGGTTTGCAACCAAGATACACATTCGGTTGGTCCTGTTATGTATGGAGGCTTTTCCTTTGATCCAAAAAAGAAGAAAACAAAGCTATGGGACCAATTTGCAGACGCGTTATTTATTTTACCAACCTTTATGCTTACAAAGGTAGAAGGAAACACGTATATCACAATCAATTTTCTGAGTGATTGTGATGAAAGTGTATTGAAAGAATTGGTTAGTCTTGAAGAGCAGCTTCTAAGTGGCTCTTCTATTAAGCATGTTAACACTACTTCTATTGTAAAGTGTCTAGAAATGGATCCAATGGAATGGAAGGAGTCCATCTCTAAAGTTACGGAGAAAATAACAGACGGACAGATGGATAAAGTGGTTTTGGCAAGGGAGTTACGAGTCCTATTCCAAGATAAGGTGAATGTAGCTCCTGTATTGGAAAACCTGATGGAAGAGCAGGCGAACAGTTATTTATTTACGGTAGAAAGAGGGACCGATTGCTTCCTTGGTGCAACACCGGAACAGTTAGTGAAGAAACAAGGCACGAAGGTTCAGTCCATGTGTTTAGCAGGGTCGATCGCCAGAGGGGAATCGGTGGAAGAAGACGCACAGCTAGGCAGTGCTTTACTTACGGATGAGAAAAACATGCATGAACATGACCTTGTTGTGCAAATGATACGTGCTTCGTTAGAGAAGGTTTGTGAAAATGTGCGTACACCATCAGAACCTAACCTTTACAAAATGAAACATATCCAGCATCTACACACACCTGTAACGGCGGAATCTACCGATGATTGCAGCCTTTCAGATCTAATAAAATTACTACACCCAACACCGGCACTAGGCGGGTTTCCGCAAGAAATTTCCCTTCAAACCATAAGGGAAGTGGAAAGACTGGACAGAGGTTGGTATGCTGGTCCACTTGGCTGGATGGACTGGAAAGAAGATGGAGAGTTTGTGGTGGCTATTCGTTCAGGTTTGCTTCAGGAAAGAGAGGCGTCCTTGTTTGCTGGATGTGGAATTGTCGGAGATTCCGATCCGGAAAGCGAATATCAGGAAACACAGATTAAATTCCGTCCAATGTTATCAGCACTAGGGGGCAACTCATCACAATGA
- a CDS encoding 1,4-dihydroxy-2-naphthoate polyprenyltransferase, giving the protein MQPQTIQTETSFQAPTKKRWKVWWNLLRPHTLTAAFVPVFIGTALALYDTSIDWPLFFAMLLASLLIQAATNMINEYYDYKKGLDNENSVGIGGAIVRHGVKPSTVLQLAFAFFGIATLLGVYICMNSTWWLAAIGTACMAAGYFYTGGPYPIAYTPFGEIVAGFFMGFVIILISFYIQTGTISDTAMLISIPISILVGAILLANNIRDIVGDKENGRKTVAILLGRKNAILLLAAMFIVSYALIVLFIALGYASFWLLLVFLSVAKPLSAIKGFTNNNSNVTMMPAMVATAKTNTIFGFLLGIGLVIGYFA; this is encoded by the coding sequence ATGCAACCTCAGACAATTCAAACAGAGACAAGCTTTCAAGCACCTACAAAAAAAAGATGGAAGGTGTGGTGGAATCTACTGCGTCCACATACTTTAACTGCTGCGTTTGTTCCTGTATTTATCGGGACAGCACTTGCTCTTTATGACACCAGCATTGACTGGCCTTTATTTTTCGCCATGTTATTGGCCAGCCTGTTAATTCAGGCAGCGACTAATATGATCAATGAGTATTACGATTATAAAAAGGGACTCGATAATGAAAATTCAGTGGGCATCGGCGGTGCCATCGTAAGGCACGGCGTAAAACCGTCCACTGTACTTCAACTGGCATTCGCGTTCTTCGGCATCGCTACATTACTTGGTGTGTATATTTGTATGAATAGCACATGGTGGTTGGCCGCCATCGGAACAGCCTGTATGGCAGCAGGGTATTTCTACACAGGAGGTCCCTACCCTATTGCATATACCCCATTTGGAGAAATTGTAGCAGGATTCTTTATGGGTTTTGTTATTATTCTAATTTCTTTCTACATCCAAACAGGTACCATTTCAGATACTGCGATGTTAATTTCCATCCCGATCTCCATTCTTGTCGGAGCTATTTTATTAGCAAATAACATTCGCGATATTGTGGGCGACAAAGAGAACGGCCGGAAAACAGTGGCGATTTTACTTGGCAGAAAGAATGCCATCCTGCTTTTAGCTGCCATGTTCATTGTGTCTTATGCACTTATTGTACTCTTTATTGCACTCGGTTACGCGTCATTTTGGTTATTATTAGTTTTCTTATCTGTTGCTAAACCACTTTCTGCGATCAAAGGCTTCACAAACAATAACAGCAATGTGACGATGATGCCGGCAATGGTGGCAACCGCAAAAACGAATACTATTTTCGGCTTTTTACTCGGAATCGGTCTTGTAATTGGTTACTTTGCATAA
- a CDS encoding TraR/DksA C4-type zinc finger protein yields MLSPDKINVLRQQLEATKQTLQAHLDQNDHYQMEQEHPYETVSELSAYDNHPGDLGTELYEREKDLALNEHAEKEMKDINHALQAMASGTYGVCEVCGKEIAEERLDAIPTTTYCKEHSPDQVVSHDRPVEEKVLMPPYGRFEYDESEGVAFDAEDTWQIVQRYGTSESPSDFSDDVENYDRTYVESEENEGYVEDYENFVGTDMYGQNVTVYPSIKHEAYEDALDEEGIMTSFGDLHGYEKDPYTE; encoded by the coding sequence ATGCTATCCCCTGATAAAATAAATGTGTTACGACAACAACTAGAAGCTACAAAACAAACGCTTCAAGCACACTTGGACCAGAATGATCATTACCAGATGGAGCAGGAGCATCCATATGAAACAGTAAGTGAGCTCTCCGCTTACGATAACCATCCCGGTGACCTTGGAACCGAATTATACGAAAGAGAAAAAGACTTAGCATTAAATGAACATGCCGAAAAAGAAATGAAAGACATCAATCATGCACTTCAAGCCATGGCATCTGGCACGTATGGAGTTTGTGAGGTTTGTGGAAAAGAAATAGCCGAAGAGCGTCTGGATGCTATCCCGACCACCACTTATTGTAAAGAGCACAGTCCAGATCAGGTTGTTTCCCATGATCGACCTGTAGAAGAAAAAGTATTGATGCCTCCGTATGGGAGGTTTGAATACGATGAATCAGAAGGCGTGGCCTTTGACGCGGAAGACACATGGCAAATTGTTCAAAGATACGGTACATCAGAGAGTCCTTCCGACTTTTCAGATGATGTGGAGAATTATGACCGCACATATGTGGAAAGCGAAGAGAATGAAGGTTATGTAGAGGATTACGAAAATTTTGTAGGAACAGATATGTATGGTCAAAATGTTACTGTATATCCATCCATTAAACATGAGGCCTATGAAGATGCCCTTGATGAGGAAGGTATTATGACTTCCTTTGGTGACTTACATGGATATGAGAAAGATCCTTATACTGAATAA
- a CDS encoding DUF1801 domain-containing protein gives MGYELKTKETDNSVIEFIETVESPKKREDAYRLLEIFTETTGYEAKMWGPSIIGFGSYHYKYPTGHEGDFMLVGFSPRKAKISLYFATGDSKREELLERFGKHTTGKACVYINKVADIDVEVLKELIQQSVTFLQDMYPSK, from the coding sequence ATGGGATATGAATTGAAAACAAAGGAAACGGACAATAGTGTCATTGAATTTATTGAAACGGTGGAAAGTCCAAAAAAGCGGGAGGATGCTTATCGATTGTTAGAGATTTTCACAGAAACGACGGGTTATGAGGCGAAAATGTGGGGACCAAGTATTATCGGATTTGGTTCTTATCATTATAAATATCCTACAGGCCATGAAGGAGATTTCATGCTTGTCGGGTTTTCCCCTAGAAAGGCGAAAATAAGCTTATATTTTGCAACAGGTGATTCAAAAAGGGAAGAATTGTTGGAGCGTTTCGGCAAGCATACGACAGGGAAGGCATGTGTATACATAAATAAAGTAGCAGATATTGACGTAGAGGTATTAAAGGAGTTAATCCAGCAGTCTGTGACATTTTTGCAAGACATGTATCCGTCTAAATAA